CTTTTCCACTATGTGTTGAGTGGCTTGACTACAAGGTTGGATCCAATTCCGAAGAAGCAGCCAATTATGCTGCCATTGGTACGTTTGATCcacaaattgaaatttggAACTTGGACTGTGTTGACAAGGCCTTTCCCGATATGATTCTGGGTGAACCTCTTGATAATTCAATGGTGTCtttgaaaagcaaaaagaagaagaagaagtctAAGACTGGACACATTACTACTCATCATACCGATGCTGTTTTATCCATGGCACACAACAAATATTTCCGTTCCGTTTTAGCATCCACCTCTGCAGATCATACCGTAAAACTATGGGATTTGAACTCAGGTAACGCAGCCCGCTCCTTAGCTTCCATTcattcaaacaaaaatgtttcATCATCTGAATGGCACATGTTGAATGGTTCCATTCTTTTGACCGGTGGTTATGATTCTCGAGTAGCTTTAACAGATGTTAGAATTTCTGACGAAAGTCAAATGAGTAAATACTGGTCTGCCATGGCAGGTGAGGAAATAGAAACTGTTACATTTGCCAGtgaaaatataatattatgtgGTACTGATTCTGGTAATGTGTATTCTTTCGATATTAGAAACAATGAAAACCGTAAACCAGTTTGGACATTGAAGGCACACGATGCTGGTATCTCCACATTATGTTCAAACAAATTCATCCCTGGTATGATGAGTACAGGGGCCATGGGTGAAAAGACTGTCAAATTATGGAAATTCCCCTTGGATGATGCTACGAACACTAAGGGCCCAAGCATGGTTCTGTCTCGTGATTTCGATGTCGGAAATGTATTGACATCGTCATTCGCTCCAGACATCGAGGTAGCGGGTACCATGGTCATTGGTGGTGTCaataaagttttgaaaCTATGGGACGTTTTTACCAATAGATCTGTACGTAAGAGCTTTAAAAGTGAACTAGAGAATGTTCAAGCAAgagcaaaagaagaagcccaaaaaataggaaaaagttcaagaaTCGCCAGAAAATACACCAGTAACGATAACCCAGATACTGTTATAACCATTGATGATCAAggtgaagatgaagaagaaagagaaggtGGAGATGAGCATGATGACATGGCATAATCTGgatatgaaaaatattaaagCAGAGTACATTGCAAgtacaaataaaaaatctatAGAAGATAATACTGTATACTAGTGTAAGAGGAGCctcagaaaaaaacaatataatACATTAATATGTGCTGTTACGGTATAATTTAGCATATGATGACAATGTGGTGAATTACAGTTGTGTAACTTTTTTATATCACCCGGCATATATACGCTCGTAGAATGCGAtgtgaaaattttctttttttttttttttcaaagtgaaatttttttgagtGATGAGATgggaaatgaaaaattttgtgcAATTGCGTAGTGTCTACAGTTTTTTAAGTAGTTATTAAAAGTGTTTTGGAAGGTATATTTCTAGGAGAAGAAGCGTGCAGAACAGTATTTAGTGAAAGATGGCTCCTATTGAATACCTACTGTTTGAAGAACCTACTGGTTACGCAGTTTTCAAGGTTAAGTTGCAACAAGATGACATTGGTTCAAGATTAAAAGAAGTTCAAGAGCAAATCAATGATTTTGGTGCTTTTACAAAGTTAATCGAACTTGTATCTTTCGCGCCATTCAAAGGTGCTGCTGAAGCCCTTGAAAATGCTAACGACATATCAGAAGGTTTAGTCTCTGAGAGTTTGAAAGCTATCTTGGATTTAAACTTACCAAAGGCTTCCtcgaaaaagaagaacattaCTTTGGCTATTTCCGATAAAAACTTAGGTCCTTCTATTAAGGAAGAATTTCCATATGTTGATTGTATTTCAAATGAACTTGCTCAGGATTTGATTCGTGGTGTCAGATTACATGGcgaaaaattattcaaaggTCTACAATCTGGTGACTTAGAAAGAGCCCAATTAGGTTTAGGTCACGCTTACTCCAGAGCTAAAGTGAAGTTCTCTGTTCAAAAGAACGACAATCACATCATTCAAGCTATTGCTTTATTAGATCAATTAGATAAAGATATCAACACTTTTGCTATGAGAGTTAAAGAGTGGTATGGCTGGCATTTCCCCGAACTGGCTAAATTGGTACCAGACAACTACACTTTTGCCAAGTTGGTTCTTTTTATCAAGGACAAAGCTTCATTAAACGATGACTCCTTACATGATTTGGCTGCTCTTTTGAATGAGGATTCGGGAATTGCACAAAGAGTCATTGACAATGCCCGTATCTCCATGGGACAAGATATATCAGAAACCGATATGGAAAATGTTTGTGTTTTCGCTCAGAGAGTCGCTTCCTTAGCTGATTACAGAAGACAATTATACGATTACTTATGCGAAAAAATGCACACTGTTGCACCAAACTTATCAGAATTGATTGGTGAAGTGATTGGTGCTAGATTAATTTCTCACGCAGGTTCCCTAACTAATTTATCTAAGCAAGCAGCTTCAACGGTTCAAATTCTTGGTGCTGAAAAGGCTTTGTTCAGAGCTTTAAAAACTAAAGGTAACACTCCAAAATACGGTTTGATTTACCACAGTGGTTTTATTTCTAAGGCCTCTGCCAAGAACAAGGGTCGTATTTCTAGATACTTGGCTAACAAATGTTCTATGGCCTCTAGAATTGACAATTACTCTGAGGAACCATCTAATGTTTTTGGTTCCGTACTAAAGAAACAAGTTGAGCAAAGATTAGAATTCTACAACACTGGTAAGCCAACTTTGAAGAATGAATTAGCCATTCAAGAAGCCATGGAACTTTATAACAAAGATAAACCAGCTGCAGAAGTGGAAGAAACCAAGGAAAAGGAATCctcaaagaagagaaaattagaagatgatgatgaagaaaagaaggaaaagaaagagaaaaaatcgaagaaggaaaagaaagaaaagaaggaaaagaagga
Above is a genomic segment from Saccharomyces cerevisiae S288C chromosome XII, complete sequence containing:
- the PWP1 gene encoding rRNA-processing protein PWP1 (Protein with WD-40 repeats involved in rRNA processing; associates with rDNA chromatin in H4-tail-dependent manner; associates with trans-acting ribosome biogenesis factors; similar to beta-transducin superfamily), coding for MISATNWVPRGFSSEFPEKYVLDDEEVERINQLAQLNLDDAKATLEEAEGESGVEDDAATGSSNKLKDQLDIDDDLKEYNLEEYDDEEIADNEGGKDVSMFPGLSNDSDVKFHEGEKGEDPYISLPNQEDSQEEKQELQVYPSDNLVLAARTEDDVSYLDIYVYDDGAGFHSSDIPVEEGDEADPDVARGLVRDPALYVHHDLMLPAFPLCVEWLDYKVGSNSEEAANYAAIGTFDPQIEIWNLDCVDKAFPDMILGEPLDNSMVSLKSKKKKKKSKTGHITTHHTDAVLSMAHNKYFRSVLASTSADHTVKLWDLNSGNAARSLASIHSNKNVSSSEWHMLNGSILLTGGYDSRVALTDVRISDESQMSKYWSAMAGEEIETVTFASENIILCGTDSGNVYSFDIRNNENRKPVWTLKAHDAGISTLCSNKFIPGMMSTGAMGEKTVKLWKFPLDDATNTKGPSMVLSRDFDVGNVLTSSFAPDIEVAGTMVIGGVNKVLKLWDVFTNRSVRKSFKSELENVQARAKEEAQKIGKSSRIARKYTSNDNPDTVITIDDQGEDEEEREGGDEHDDMA
- the NOP56 gene encoding snoRNP complex protein NOP56 (Essential evolutionarily-conserved nucleolar protein; component of the box C/D snoRNP complexes that direct 2'-O-methylation of pre-rRNA during its maturation; overexpression causes spindle orientation defects); this translates as MAPIEYLLFEEPTGYAVFKVKLQQDDIGSRLKEVQEQINDFGAFTKLIELVSFAPFKGAAEALENANDISEGLVSESLKAILDLNLPKASSKKKNITLAISDKNLGPSIKEEFPYVDCISNELAQDLIRGVRLHGEKLFKGLQSGDLERAQLGLGHAYSRAKVKFSVQKNDNHIIQAIALLDQLDKDINTFAMRVKEWYGWHFPELAKLVPDNYTFAKLVLFIKDKASLNDDSLHDLAALLNEDSGIAQRVIDNARISMGQDISETDMENVCVFAQRVASLADYRRQLYDYLCEKMHTVAPNLSELIGEVIGARLISHAGSLTNLSKQAASTVQILGAEKALFRALKTKGNTPKYGLIYHSGFISKASAKNKGRISRYLANKCSMASRIDNYSEEPSNVFGSVLKKQVEQRLEFYNTGKPTLKNELAIQEAMELYNKDKPAAEVEETKEKESSKKRKLEDDDEEKKEKKEKKSKKEKKEKKEKKDKKEKKDKKEKKDKKKKSKD